The stretch of DNA TTTTTTAATGGATAGGGCAGTTTTACCATCCTTTTCACTAATTACTTTAACTTCAACCATGTCGCCTACTTTTAGATGGTCATTAATATCTTTTACATAGCTTTCTGCAACCTCGCTAATATGCACTAGACCTGTTGTACCTCCAGGTAATTCGACGAATGCTCCAAAATTAGTGATTCCAGTTACTTTTCCTTGAACTTTGCTGCCTACTTCAACTGACATGAAATCTTTTTCCCCCTCAATAGTGTTAAAACTACTTAATTATAACAAATTCTCAAGGAAAATAGAATCAATCGAAGAGGTTTTTCTAAATTTTTTTGACATTTCTTCTCTACTAACTGTGTACCTTTAGTAAATTGATTGGGAGGCTATTCTGTAATGTCTGTTGTTCTCCATCAGTTAATGGGACAAGTGGTAAACGGACACCACCCACTGAAACTCCCATCATTTTTAAGGCTGCTTTTACCGGTGATGGACTTGGTGCTGCAAACAATGCTCTCATTACTGGAAGGAGGTTACGATGTGCCGTTGCTGCCTCCTTAAGATTACCATTTTTAAAATTATTGATCATCTCTTGCATTTCATTTCCAATGATATGAGAAGCAACAGAGACAACTCCCGTTCCACCAATCGCAAGTACAGGTAATGTTAATCCGTCATCTCCACTATAAAGTGTAAAGTCACTAGGAGTTTGGCTAATAATGTCGGACATGGCATCAAGGTTCCCACTAGCTTCTTTGACAGCAACAATATTAGTAATCTTGGATAAACGGACGATTGTTTCGACAGTCATATTAACCACACTTCGTCCTGGGATATTATATAGCATGACTGGGAGTGATGTAGATTCGGCGATTGCTTTAAAGTGTTGATATAATCCTTCTTGAGATGGTTTATTGTAGTAGGGAGCAACCAGCATAATTCCGTCTACTCCAGCATCCTCAGCTTGCTTTGTTAAGCTAATAGAAGCTCTTGTATTATTGGATCCAGTTCCTGCTATGACAGGAACTCTGCTATCAACAACATCTACTACAAATTTAAATAGGTCCACTTTTTCTTCAGTTGTTAATGTGGGAGATTCACCTGTTGTTCCAGCAATTACCAACCCGTCGGAACCATTCGCAATTAAATAATTAATAAGTTCTTTTGTTGCAAAATAATTAATTTCCCCCTGTTGATCAAACGGCGTAACCATAGCGGTTAAAACTTGGCCAAAATTCATCATTCTCACCCTTTAAATAGTTTTTTTGAATTAGAGCGGGGAAGGCACCTTAATAGTCAACGCAAAAAAGCAGCAGCGAGGGTTCGCTGCTGCAATAGAAACATGAATTTACAATTGTTCCCATGCGTGAGATAGCCCTCCATATAGTTTCCTATATGACAGTTCTGTATTTATTCAATAGCAGAACCAGCTTCAAGATTTATGAGTTTCTTTCCGCTTCGGCAAATTCCCCTTTTCACAATTGTCATTGGATCTCATTCTCCTCGAATTGTGTACTCATGGTTTTTGCGCCTCTATCCTCACTTCAAATGGTATTGAAGTAAGAAATATTTAATTGACTGTTACTATAACAGAAATTCTATTATTATACAAGAAATTTGGAAGAAAAAAGATAAGAAGCCAAGGCGGGAAGTGTTATGATTCCATATTTATCTATAAATGTTATATTGTAGTTAAAATCATTAAAATAAAGAGGTGGTTTTGATAGTGCAACTAATTTCTCACAAAATGAATGAACAATTTGCTAAAGAAGTATTAGGTTGGAAATATGACCAGCCATATGATTTTTATGATAATGAATTAACAAATGAGTCCCTGCAAGAATTATTGAATGGCAGTTATTATGCCGTAGTTAACGCTGAAAATAAATTAATAGGTTTTTTTTGCGTGGGAGAGTCTGCCCAGGTTCCAGCAGGCCACCAGTTTGGAGTCTACGTTGATGGTTATATTGATTTTGGACTTGGAATGCATCCCGGAGAAACAGGAAAAGGAAATGGCAATGAATACTGTACATTTATCCTTGACTTAATCAAAGAAAAATATAAAAACTTTCCTATCCGTTTAACTGTGGCCAACTTTAATAAAAGGGCCATTCATCTTTATGAAAAAATGGGATTTGTTAAGAGTAAAGAATTTAATTCAAATAATTATTCCTTTTCAATAATGGATAAAGCATGAGTCTTTGAATATAAAAAAGAAGCTTGAGGATGATCTGAATCTCAAGCTTCCTTTGGTGATAAGGTATTAATTATATTCTTTCTCTAATTCTTTTGTGCTTCTAACTGTATCAATTGGACGAACCATTTTTTCAATTTGACCACGTTTTGTTTCTAAGAATGGAGGCAAAGATAGTTTTTCACCGAGTGTTTCATAGGGCTCATCCCCCATAAATCCAGGACCATCTGTAGCGAACTCAAATAAGATTTGAGGGGCTACTCTTACATATAATGAACCAAAAAAGTAGCGGTCAACAAAACCAGAGGTACCAAAACCGAAGCCTTCAATCCGAGTCATCCATTCTTCTAAAACCGTACGATCCTCCACACGAAATGCTGCATGATGGACAGTACCAAAGCCTTGTTGGGATGGGGGCAGTACTGCATTGTATTCCACAACCACTTGGGCACCGTTACCGCCTTCTCCTACTTCAAATAAATGAAAAGCTTCCTCTTGTGCAATTTCTTTAAACAAAAGAACTTTTTCCATCATTTCTTTAAAGTAATCGAAATTGGCTACACGAACAAAGATGGGTCCCAATCCAGTGATGGCGTATTCTAAAGGGATCGGACCCTTTTGCCAAGGTGTGCCGCTGGCAACTCCTTTATTTTTTTCATCGGAAATTAATTGGTATTGTTGGTCATCGAAATCTACAAAGGATAAAGTTTTCTTACCAAAAAACTCCTTTATTCCTGAGTGCTTCACATTTAAACGGTCAAATCGTTTCGCCCAATACACTATCGCTTTATCATTAGGTACTCGGAAGGAGGTTTTTGATATCTCATTCGTCCCGTGCACTCCTTTTGGAATACCTGGGAAATCAAAGAATGTCATATCAGTACCTGGGCTGCCCTTATCATCGGCAAAAAATAAATGGTAGGTCTGAATATCATCTTGATTGACTGTTTTCTTTACTAAACGCATTCCTAAAACATAGGTGAAAAAGTCGTAATTCTTTTCTGCACTACTTGTAATAGCTGTAACATGGTGAATGCCTTTTAATCCATTCATCAAAAAACCTCCAACGATTTCAATTTTGTGTTCCTATATAATTCCAACTTTAATCTCTTTGTATACTGAATAGGCTCTAATGGTATCTCGGATTAAAATATCTCTAATTCGAGATAAATATAACATGCTCCTATAATGCTGTCAATATCAAGTAAGAATGAACATCTTAATTCCGTTTATAATAAATAACAAAAAGGAGGGAGTTAAAAATGGACGGAAAGTATAATACAAACGATGATGCAACAGTCGAATTAAAAAAAGCACTAAATAAAAGTACACCAAGAAAAAACCCAAATATGAGTGAAGCGGAAATGAAAATGAAGTTTCAAGGAAAAAAGAGTTAGGGGAAAAGAACGGAAAATAATTTGAGGTGATAGAAATGTCTGGAAAACATCCAATAGAATATACGGGGAAAGTCTTGGATCAAAGAAAGGACCTTACTGGGTCTGATGAAGGTAAAGGCGCGTACCCCGAACGGCCACAACATGTAACGATACAGCAGCAAAGTAGGAACAAAGGTAAATAGTTTTAATAGGAAAAAATATTTCGTAACTTAGCTTTTAATAATTCAATGAGAAATGTAAGAGGGGGGTGACCTCCTCTTTTTCATGGATAGTAAGCATTTAAGTTTGTTTCCTGTGTTCCTATTGATAGTATAGTAATATATTTTCAAAATGAAAGGACAAATTTAATATGGCATCAATTCAAATACCCGTTTCTGTTCTAAATTTAGCTCCAATTCGAGAGGGTCAAACATCGAAAGAAGCGATTGATTCAATGGTGGATTTGGCACAAGCAGTAGAAAGAATGGGATATAAAAGATACTGGATTGCAGAGCATCATAATACTCCCACCCTTGTTAGTTCAGCTACGTCCATTCTAATCAAGCATACTTTAGAACATACCAATACCATACGTGTGGGGTCTGGTGGGATTATGCTTCCTAACCATGCGCCTTTAGTGGTTGCTGAACAATTCGGTACCATGGAGACAATATACCCAGGACGAGTGGACTTGGGGCTTGGGCGTGCTCCTGGTACAGATATGATGACGGCTAATGCATTAAGACGCTCTAAAAATGACTCTGTATACACCTTCCCAGAAGATGTAAAGGCGCTGCTAACGTTCTTTGGTCCAGAGGATCAACAAAGCTATGTGAAAGCCTATCCTGGTGTGGGGACCAATATTCCACTCTATATTCTTGGT from Bacillus sp. SLBN-46 encodes:
- a CDS encoding S1 domain-containing RNA-binding protein, which codes for MSVEVGSKVQGKVTGITNFGAFVELPGGTTGLVHISEVAESYVKDINDHLKVGDMVEVKVISEKDGKTALSIKKAIEKPETSSYSQRPPRQGRSDNRSKDFRPKGNFKPKETFEDKVAKFLKSSEENLSSLKRNTETKRGGRGGRRG
- the dapA gene encoding 4-hydroxy-tetrahydrodipicolinate synthase yields the protein MNFGQVLTAMVTPFDQQGEINYFATKELINYLIANGSDGLVIAGTTGESPTLTTEEKVDLFKFVVDVVDSRVPVIAGTGSNNTRASISLTKQAEDAGVDGIMLVAPYYNKPSQEGLYQHFKAIAESTSLPVMLYNIPGRSVVNMTVETIVRLSKITNIVAVKEASGNLDAMSDIISQTPSDFTLYSGDDGLTLPVLAIGGTGVVSVASHIIGNEMQEMINNFKNGNLKEAATAHRNLLPVMRALFAAPSPSPVKAALKMMGVSVGGVRLPLVPLTDGEQQTLQNSLPINLLKVHS
- a CDS encoding GNAT family N-acetyltransferase; amino-acid sequence: MNEQFAKEVLGWKYDQPYDFYDNELTNESLQELLNGSYYAVVNAENKLIGFFCVGESAQVPAGHQFGVYVDGYIDFGLGMHPGETGKGNGNEYCTFILDLIKEKYKNFPIRLTVANFNKRAIHLYEKMGFVKSKEFNSNNYSFSIMDKA
- a CDS encoding ring-cleaving dioxygenase, which translates into the protein MNGLKGIHHVTAITSSAEKNYDFFTYVLGMRLVKKTVNQDDIQTYHLFFADDKGSPGTDMTFFDFPGIPKGVHGTNEISKTSFRVPNDKAIVYWAKRFDRLNVKHSGIKEFFGKKTLSFVDFDDQQYQLISDEKNKGVASGTPWQKGPIPLEYAITGLGPIFVRVANFDYFKEMMEKVLLFKEIAQEEAFHLFEVGEGGNGAQVVVEYNAVLPPSQQGFGTVHHAAFRVEDRTVLEEWMTRIEGFGFGTSGFVDRYFFGSLYVRVAPQILFEFATDGPGFMGDEPYETLGEKLSLPPFLETKRGQIEKMVRPIDTVRSTKELEKEYN
- a CDS encoding LLM class flavin-dependent oxidoreductase; the protein is MASIQIPVSVLNLAPIREGQTSKEAIDSMVDLAQAVERMGYKRYWIAEHHNTPTLVSSATSILIKHTLEHTNTIRVGSGGIMLPNHAPLVVAEQFGTMETIYPGRVDLGLGRAPGTDMMTANALRRSKNDSVYTFPEDVKALLTFFGPEDQQSYVKAYPGVGTNIPLYILGSSTDSAYLAASLGLPYVFASHFAPRYMEEAIKIYRSRFQPSAYLDKPYMMVCLNVIAAESDDEAEWLSTTMQQFFLNVVRGSRNPLRPPVDNMDQIWNPMEKEMATSMSSVTLLGSKETIHHQLTSFQNYYEVDEIMAVSYIYDPEKQKRSYEILKEVVDGK